From a region of the Streptomyces sp. NBC_00193 genome:
- a CDS encoding serine/threonine-protein kinase, with amino-acid sequence MGSDPAAEPFRGRESDLRGRRIAGYVVEAEIGRGGMAVVYRAHDVRLDRTVALKLLAPELARNDVFRKRFAHESKVAAAIDHPHIVPVFEAGETDGMLYIAMRYVPGQDLRAMLDRTGPLPVEAAARIAGQVASALDAAHAHDLVHRDVKPGNILVAGGTDSEHPEHVYLTDFGLTKKSLSLTGFTSVGQFVGTLDYVAPEQIAGKPVDGRCDVYSLGCVVYETLAGGPPFERDDDMALLWAHQYDPPPAVSTRREGLPPGVDEVLARALAKAPEDRWGSCLEFTGALRQAGAGEGGGPGVAAFVRAPDRAPVRAASDGPPPPPPRWALPVF; translated from the coding sequence ATGGGCTCCGATCCGGCTGCGGAGCCGTTCCGCGGGCGGGAGTCCGACCTGCGGGGGCGGCGGATCGCCGGGTACGTGGTGGAGGCCGAGATCGGACGAGGGGGGATGGCGGTCGTCTACCGCGCGCACGACGTACGGCTGGACCGGACGGTCGCGCTGAAGCTCCTCGCGCCCGAACTGGCGCGCAACGACGTCTTCCGGAAGCGGTTCGCGCACGAGTCGAAGGTGGCGGCGGCCATCGACCACCCGCACATCGTGCCCGTCTTCGAGGCGGGGGAGACCGACGGGATGCTGTACATCGCCATGCGGTACGTGCCCGGCCAGGACCTGCGGGCCATGCTGGACCGGACGGGCCCGCTGCCCGTGGAGGCGGCGGCCCGGATCGCCGGCCAGGTCGCCTCGGCCCTGGACGCGGCGCACGCCCACGACCTGGTCCACCGGGACGTGAAGCCCGGCAACATCCTGGTCGCGGGCGGCACCGACAGCGAACACCCCGAGCACGTCTACCTGACCGACTTCGGGCTGACGAAGAAATCGCTGTCGCTGACTGGGTTCACGAGCGTCGGGCAGTTCGTCGGGACCCTGGACTACGTGGCGCCCGAGCAGATCGCCGGGAAGCCGGTCGACGGCCGGTGCGACGTCTACAGCCTGGGGTGCGTGGTCTACGAGACCCTGGCCGGCGGCCCGCCCTTCGAGCGCGACGACGACATGGCGCTGCTCTGGGCCCACCAGTACGATCCGCCGCCGGCGGTGTCCACGCGGCGGGAAGGCCTCCCGCCGGGGGTGGACGAGGTGCTGGCCCGGGCCCTCGCGAAGGCGCCCGAGGACCGGTGGGGGAGCTGCCTGGAGTTCACGGGGGCGCTGCGGCAAGCGGGTGCGGGGGAGGGCGGGGGCCCCGGGGTGGCGGCGTTCGTCCGTGCACCCGACCGTGCGCCGGTCCGGGCGGCCTCCGACGGGCCGCCGCCACCGCCGCCCAGGTGGGCTCTGCCGGTGTTCTAG
- a CDS encoding FHA domain-containing protein, whose translation MAQRPGVPTAPELLLETDRGSTAMSPRRTYHVGRDPLCEICLDDARVSWHHAILRPDGDHWTLEDEDSTNGTWVDGHRVREWAVGVGSELRFGSAADGPRVRFAEPAAARPSSVSRPDMTSTFRRPTSVRPLAPQAAVRIGRAADNDFVIDDLVVSRHHAELRARPDGRYEIADLGSHNGTYLNGARLTGAAGIGEGDIVGIGHSAFCLVGDQLQEYVDTGEVSLDVQDLRVAVDNGRKTLLDGVSFPVGATTLLAVVGPSGAGKSTLLGALTGLRPADHGTVLYDGRDLYRDYAELRSRIGLVPQDDILHAQLTVRRALAYAAELRFPQDTAKAEREARVDEVIGELGLQQRADQPIHSLSGGQRKRVSVALELLTKPSLLFLDEPTSGLDPGMDRSVMNMLRGLADDGRTVIVVTHSVLNLSVCDRLLVLAPGGRIAYYGPPDEALGFFGFEQWPEAFEAFENERERDWAGEHRASPLHRRYVDVAGRVPLAGDGGRAAGVAPKPPPKAQSWGSQLSTLIRRYAAVLSADRTFLIIMVALPFVMGAMARALAGSELTAETALNALFILCVGGVLTGAANAVRELVKERVIYQRERAVGLSRSAYLMSKVVVLGAITIGQAVVLTLVGLAGVKTNAPGGKGLFLPPLIEITLVVALLSVTAMVLGLLISALVSKEEVTMPLLVLLTIVQVVFCGSLLKLTGVPVIEQFAWFVPARWAMGAMAATIDLGAIVPGKITQDPMFDHEPRLWITEVAALVGLAVLFGVLVGRVLRRHEPAIMRK comes from the coding sequence ATGGCCCAGCGCCCCGGTGTGCCGACCGCGCCAGAGCTCCTCCTGGAAACGGACAGGGGTTCCACCGCGATGAGCCCCCGCCGGACGTACCACGTCGGGCGGGACCCCCTCTGCGAGATCTGCCTCGACGACGCCCGCGTCTCCTGGCACCACGCGATCCTGCGTCCGGACGGCGACCACTGGACGCTGGAGGACGAGGACAGCACCAACGGAACGTGGGTCGACGGCCACCGCGTCCGCGAGTGGGCGGTCGGCGTCGGCAGCGAACTGCGCTTCGGCAGCGCCGCCGACGGACCGCGCGTCCGCTTCGCCGAACCCGCCGCCGCCCGGCCCTCCTCGGTCTCCCGCCCGGACATGACCAGCACCTTCCGGCGGCCGACCTCGGTCCGCCCGCTGGCCCCCCAGGCCGCCGTCCGCATCGGCCGCGCCGCCGACAACGACTTCGTCATCGACGACCTCGTCGTCTCCCGCCACCACGCCGAACTGCGCGCCCGCCCCGACGGCAGGTACGAGATCGCGGACCTCGGCAGCCACAACGGCACGTACCTCAACGGCGCCCGCCTCACCGGAGCCGCAGGCATCGGCGAGGGCGACATCGTCGGCATCGGCCACTCCGCCTTCTGCCTGGTCGGCGACCAGCTCCAGGAGTACGTGGACACCGGCGAGGTCTCCCTCGACGTCCAGGACCTGCGCGTGGCCGTCGACAACGGCCGCAAGACCCTCCTCGACGGCGTCTCCTTCCCCGTCGGTGCCACCACCCTGCTCGCGGTGGTCGGCCCCAGCGGCGCCGGCAAGTCCACCCTGCTCGGCGCGCTGACCGGCCTGCGCCCGGCCGACCACGGCACCGTCCTCTACGACGGCCGCGACCTCTACCGGGACTACGCCGAGCTGCGCAGCCGCATCGGCCTCGTCCCGCAGGACGACATCCTGCACGCCCAGCTCACCGTGCGCCGCGCCCTCGCCTACGCCGCCGAGCTGCGCTTCCCGCAGGACACCGCCAAGGCCGAACGCGAGGCCCGGGTCGACGAGGTGATCGGCGAGCTCGGCCTCCAGCAGCGCGCCGACCAGCCCATCCACAGCCTCTCCGGCGGCCAGCGCAAGCGCGTCTCCGTCGCCCTGGAGCTGCTGACCAAGCCCTCCCTGCTCTTCCTGGACGAACCCACCTCCGGGCTCGACCCGGGCATGGACCGCTCGGTGATGAACATGCTGCGCGGCCTCGCCGACGACGGCCGCACGGTCATCGTCGTCACCCACAGCGTGCTCAACCTGAGCGTCTGCGACCGCCTCCTGGTCCTCGCTCCCGGCGGCCGCATCGCGTACTACGGGCCTCCGGACGAGGCGCTCGGCTTCTTCGGCTTCGAGCAGTGGCCCGAGGCCTTCGAAGCCTTCGAGAACGAGCGCGAGCGCGACTGGGCCGGGGAGCACCGCGCCTCGCCGCTGCACCGCCGCTACGTCGACGTCGCCGGCCGGGTCCCGCTCGCGGGCGACGGCGGCCGGGCCGCGGGCGTGGCGCCCAAGCCGCCGCCCAAGGCGCAGAGCTGGGGTTCGCAGCTCTCCACCCTGATCCGCCGGTACGCCGCCGTGCTCAGCGCCGACCGCACCTTCCTGATCATCATGGTCGCCCTGCCGTTCGTCATGGGAGCCATGGCCCGGGCCCTGGCCGGCAGCGAACTCACCGCGGAGACGGCGCTCAACGCCCTGTTCATCCTCTGCGTGGGCGGGGTCCTGACCGGAGCCGCCAACGCCGTCCGCGAACTGGTCAAGGAACGCGTCATCTACCAGCGCGAACGCGCCGTGGGGCTCTCCCGGTCGGCCTACCTGATGTCCAAGGTGGTGGTCCTCGGTGCCATCACCATCGGCCAGGCAGTGGTCCTCACCCTCGTGGGCCTCGCCGGGGTCAAGACCAACGCCCCCGGCGGCAAGGGCCTCTTCCTGCCCCCGCTCATCGAGATCACCCTCGTCGTCGCCCTGCTGTCCGTCACCGCCATGGTGCTCGGACTGCTGATCTCCGCCCTGGTGTCCAAGGAAGAGGTCACCATGCCGCTGCTGGTCCTGCTCACCATCGTGCAGGTCGTCTTCTGCGGCTCCCTGCTGAAACTCACCGGGGTCCCCGTCATCGAACAGTTCGCCTGGTTCGTTCCGGCTCGCTGGGCCATGGGAGCGATGGCGGCCACCATCGACCTCGGCGCCATCGTGCCCGGCAAGATCACCCAGGACCCGATGTTCGACCACGAGCCCCGCCTGTGGATCACGGAGGTGGCGGCGCTCGTCGGACTGGCCGTGCTGTTCGGCGTACTCGTGGGCCGGGTGCTGCGCCGCCACGAGCCGGCCATCATGCGGAAGTAG
- a CDS encoding NUDIX domain-containing protein yields MTAKRSAGLLLFRPHPGAGVEILLGHMGGPLWERRDAGAWAIPKGEYGPEEAPLDAARREFTEEVGLPPPEGPYLPLGEVRMIGGKLVTIWAVRADLDPALAVHGTFTMEWPPKSGRTQEFPELDRVEWFAPEVARTKLVVSQIPFVERLLDLLAHEG; encoded by the coding sequence ATGACCGCGAAGCGCAGCGCCGGACTGCTCCTGTTCCGCCCGCACCCCGGAGCCGGGGTGGAGATCCTGCTCGGCCATATGGGCGGCCCGCTCTGGGAGCGTCGCGACGCGGGGGCCTGGGCGATCCCCAAGGGCGAGTACGGGCCCGAGGAGGCCCCGCTGGACGCCGCCCGCCGGGAGTTCACCGAGGAGGTCGGCCTGCCCCCGCCGGAGGGTCCGTACCTGCCGCTGGGCGAGGTACGGATGATCGGCGGGAAGCTCGTGACCATCTGGGCGGTGCGCGCGGACCTGGATCCGGCCCTGGCGGTGCACGGCACCTTCACCATGGAGTGGCCGCCGAAGTCGGGGCGGACGCAGGAGTTCCCCGAGCTGGACCGGGTCGAGTGGTTCGCTCCCGAAGTGGCCAGAACCAAGCTGGTGGTGTCTCAGATCCCTTTCGTGGAACGGCTGTTGGACCTCCTGGCGCACGAGGGTTGA
- a CDS encoding DUF6191 domain-containing protein: MAFVVFMTLPGLALLLTAIAFLDLALERAGRAGLLPWRWNGRKGQMSSTGFEQLHASFSPGKQNELKERQSALIMRDDEEDGAPPRSRVDLDGGRAVIRLPAPGS, translated from the coding sequence ATGGCCTTCGTCGTCTTCATGACCCTCCCCGGGCTCGCGCTGCTGCTCACGGCCATCGCCTTCCTCGACCTCGCGCTGGAGCGCGCGGGCCGTGCCGGCCTGCTGCCCTGGCGCTGGAACGGCCGCAAGGGACAGATGTCCTCGACGGGCTTCGAGCAGCTGCACGCGAGCTTCTCGCCCGGCAAGCAGAACGAGCTCAAGGAGCGGCAGAGCGCGCTGATCATGCGCGACGACGAGGAGGACGGCGCCCCGCCGCGCTCCCGCGTGGACCTCGACGGCGGGCGCGCGGTGATCCGGCTGCCCGCCCCCGGCTCCTAG
- a CDS encoding cation diffusion facilitator family transporter, with product MSAHDHAPHEHDTVATAGHEGHEGHGGHGHAGHSHGVAADADRRWLGIALGLITGFMAIEVVIGVLAHSLALISDAAHMLTDAVSIVLALIAMRLAARPARGGFTYGLKRAEILSAQANGLTLLLLAVWLAYEAVRRLLDPPPVEGGLVLVTALAGIVVNIAAAWCISKANRTSLAVEGAYQHILNDLFAFIGTAVAGLVVLTTGFRQADTIASLVVVVLMVKAGYGLVRESGRILLEAAPAHVDPDTVGDRLVGQPPVTEVHDLHIWTITSGQAALSAHVLVAPEGDCHAVRRDLEALLAKEYGITHTTLQVDHAQDSLLTVGRPGEDRAADTHCADAHGPVHRQGPHDH from the coding sequence ATGAGCGCGCACGATCACGCGCCCCACGAGCACGACACCGTCGCCACCGCCGGTCACGAAGGCCACGAGGGCCACGGGGGTCACGGTCACGCGGGACACAGCCACGGGGTCGCCGCCGACGCGGACCGCCGCTGGCTCGGCATCGCCCTCGGCCTGATCACGGGCTTCATGGCCATCGAGGTGGTCATCGGCGTCCTGGCGCACTCCCTGGCCCTGATCTCCGACGCCGCGCACATGCTGACGGACGCCGTCTCGATCGTCCTCGCGCTGATCGCGATGCGGCTGGCCGCCCGGCCGGCGCGCGGTGGTTTCACGTACGGCCTCAAGCGCGCGGAGATACTCTCCGCGCAGGCCAACGGCCTCACCCTGCTGCTCCTGGCGGTCTGGCTGGCGTACGAGGCCGTACGACGGCTGCTGGATCCGCCGCCCGTGGAGGGCGGGCTGGTGCTGGTGACGGCGCTGGCGGGCATCGTCGTCAACATCGCGGCGGCCTGGTGCATCTCGAAGGCGAACCGCACCTCCCTGGCCGTCGAGGGCGCCTACCAGCACATCCTCAACGACCTGTTCGCCTTCATCGGCACCGCCGTCGCCGGTCTCGTCGTGCTCACCACCGGGTTCCGGCAGGCCGACACCATCGCCTCGCTCGTCGTGGTCGTCCTGATGGTCAAGGCGGGCTACGGGCTGGTCCGCGAGTCCGGCCGGATCCTGCTGGAGGCCGCCCCGGCCCACGTGGACCCGGACACGGTCGGCGACCGCCTGGTCGGCCAGCCCCCGGTCACGGAGGTCCACGACCTGCACATCTGGACCATCACCTCCGGGCAGGCCGCGCTCTCCGCGCACGTGCTGGTGGCCCCGGAGGGCGACTGCCACGCCGTACGCCGGGACCTGGAGGCCCTGCTCGCGAAGGAGTACGGGATCACGCACACCACCCTCCAGGTGGACCACGCCCAGGACTCCCTCCTCACGGTCGGCCGCCCCGGCGAGGACCGGGCCGCCGACACGCACTGCGCGGACGCCCACGGCCCGGTCCACCGCCAGGGCCCGCACGACCACTGA
- a CDS encoding serine protease, giving the protein MIQCLPSRPDRRSRARARGRRAARILLALAAMTALLSVDVPDASAEPPLGVTVTAAADGTAGRVGALFAGGLDGGHFCTASVVRSQDRDVIVTAAHCLGSPGTTVFAPGYRDGEAPYGLWKLTGTYVAPGWADGEDPDEDIAFATVTPVDGGQADGGQADGRRIEDVVGGFPVAAQQPADATVSVVGYPSGDESPLYCANTTTLFSETQRRIECPDLSGGTSGSPWLVDGALAGVLGGHEGGGTVPEVSYSAVMGDQAVELYREASDNG; this is encoded by the coding sequence ATGATCCAGTGCCTCCCCTCCCGACCGGACCGCCGCTCCCGCGCCCGTGCCCGTGGCCGGCGCGCTGCACGGATCCTGCTCGCCCTGGCCGCCATGACGGCCCTCCTCAGCGTCGACGTCCCCGACGCGTCGGCCGAACCGCCGCTCGGCGTCACGGTCACGGCCGCGGCCGACGGGACGGCCGGGCGGGTCGGAGCGCTGTTCGCGGGCGGCCTCGACGGCGGCCACTTCTGCACGGCTTCCGTGGTGCGCAGCCAGGACCGGGACGTGATCGTCACCGCCGCGCACTGCCTGGGCAGCCCGGGCACCACCGTCTTCGCCCCGGGCTACCGCGACGGCGAGGCCCCGTACGGTCTGTGGAAGCTGACCGGCACGTACGTGGCTCCGGGCTGGGCGGACGGCGAGGACCCCGACGAGGACATCGCCTTCGCGACGGTGACCCCGGTGGACGGCGGGCAGGCGGACGGCGGGCAGGCGGACGGCCGGCGGATCGAGGACGTGGTCGGGGGCTTCCCGGTCGCCGCGCAGCAGCCGGCCGACGCCACGGTGTCCGTCGTGGGCTACCCGAGCGGCGACGAGTCCCCGCTGTACTGCGCCAACACGACGACCCTGTTCTCCGAGACCCAGCGCCGCATCGAGTGCCCGGACCTCAGCGGCGGCACCAGTGGCAGCCCCTGGCTCGTCGACGGCGCCCTGGCGGGCGTCCTCGGGGGTCACGAGGGCGGCGGGACCGTGCCGGAGGTCTCGTACAGCGCGGTGATGGGCGACCAGGCGGTGGAGCTCTACCGCGAGGCGTCCGACAACGGCTGA
- a CDS encoding serine/threonine-protein kinase has product MNGVWSVPGYSQVRELGSGASGRVVLAVHEGTGTAVAVKYLNDRMLENPVFVREFRAEAQLLGALRSPYVVGLYEYVEAPGGAAIVMELVDGIPLNALLKQCGRTGPEAALVLLKGSLLGLADAHRAGVVHRDYKPANVLVAADGTSKLVDFGIATPLGTTPGAAGTPAYMAPEQWQGRPASPEADVYAATATFFECLTGRKPYDGQNFAELAVQHIEAPVPETEAPEPVRPLIRRGLAKAPEQRPENAEAFVAELEAVALAAYGPQWEERGQRKLAALAALLPLLFPSAGAPAQGATALATTVLPPPPPGWSPGGRGLLAAGAALVLGLVAVLGYQAMGSEPGGAMALNAFATSSASAPGPVGPAPGPSLSTSPTATATPTPSASPSASPSPSYTTATPTPTPTPKPSWTVTKSPTPSATPTPTPSPSPKVKISAVNVTSFRQTGPGTTEAGFSVESDGAGPYTLVVEWFTGDDKGALTVPDGRETVAFGAGSPGTRTLAHTFAQGAGCYWSVRATTQPAAANQSSVQSIYIRGCKPA; this is encoded by the coding sequence ATGAACGGCGTGTGGTCGGTTCCCGGTTACTCGCAGGTCCGCGAGCTCGGTTCGGGCGCCAGCGGCCGCGTGGTCCTCGCGGTCCACGAGGGCACCGGCACGGCCGTCGCGGTGAAGTACCTGAACGACCGGATGCTCGAGAACCCGGTCTTCGTCCGGGAGTTCCGGGCCGAGGCCCAGCTGCTCGGCGCCCTGCGCTCCCCCTACGTGGTCGGGCTGTACGAGTACGTCGAGGCGCCCGGCGGCGCCGCGATCGTCATGGAGCTCGTCGACGGCATCCCGCTGAACGCCCTGCTCAAGCAGTGCGGGCGGACCGGACCGGAAGCGGCACTGGTGCTGCTGAAGGGCTCCCTGCTGGGGCTGGCCGACGCCCACCGGGCCGGTGTGGTCCACCGGGACTACAAGCCGGCGAACGTCCTGGTCGCGGCCGACGGGACCTCCAAGCTGGTGGACTTCGGGATCGCCACCCCCCTGGGCACGACGCCCGGGGCGGCGGGCACCCCCGCGTACATGGCCCCGGAGCAGTGGCAGGGCCGGCCCGCATCGCCCGAGGCCGACGTGTACGCGGCGACGGCGACCTTCTTCGAATGCCTGACCGGCCGCAAGCCGTACGACGGGCAGAACTTCGCGGAGCTAGCGGTCCAGCACATCGAGGCCCCGGTCCCGGAGACCGAGGCGCCCGAGCCGGTGCGCCCGCTGATCCGTCGGGGCCTGGCGAAGGCCCCCGAACAACGGCCCGAGAACGCCGAGGCGTTCGTGGCGGAGCTGGAGGCGGTGGCCCTGGCGGCGTACGGGCCCCAGTGGGAGGAGCGCGGACAGCGCAAGCTGGCCGCGCTGGCGGCCCTGCTGCCCCTGCTGTTCCCCTCGGCGGGCGCCCCGGCGCAGGGCGCCACCGCCCTGGCCACCACGGTCCTGCCGCCGCCTCCCCCGGGCTGGTCCCCGGGCGGGCGCGGGCTGCTCGCGGCGGGAGCGGCGCTGGTGCTCGGGCTGGTGGCCGTGCTCGGCTACCAGGCGATGGGCTCCGAGCCGGGCGGCGCGATGGCGCTCAACGCCTTCGCGACGTCGAGCGCGTCGGCACCGGGCCCGGTCGGTCCGGCGCCCGGACCGAGCCTTTCCACGTCACCGACGGCCACGGCCACACCGACACCGTCCGCTTCGCCGTCGGCGAGCCCGAGTCCGAGCTACACGACGGCGACCCCCACGCCGACACCGACGCCGAAGCCGAGCTGGACGGTGACCAAGTCCCCGACTCCGTCCGCGACCCCCACACCTACCCCGTCTCCGTCCCCGAAGGTCAAGATCTCCGCGGTGAACGTCACCTCCTTCCGGCAGACGGGCCCGGGTACCACCGAGGCCGGCTTCTCCGTGGAGAGCGACGGCGCGGGCCCGTACACCCTGGTCGTCGAGTGGTTCACCGGTGACGACAAGGGCGCCTTGACCGTGCCCGACGGCCGCGAGACCGTCGCGTTCGGGGCCGGGAGCCCCGGTACCCGAACCCTGGCGCACACCTTCGCGCAGGGCGCCGGCTGCTACTGGAGCGTCCGCGCCACCACGCAGCCGGCCGCCGCCAATCAGAGTTCCGTCCAGAGCATCTACATCCGGGGGTGCAAGCCGGCATGA
- a CDS encoding Tm-1-like ATP-binding domain-containing protein gives MANVVLVGTLDTKGVEYGWLRERLLRTGVEVITVDTGIMNEPRVPADVPREAVARAAGTELSELRAAADRGAAVTTMARGAEATLLRLHAEGRLHGVLAIGGSGGTSIATRAMRALPLGVPKVMVSSMASGDVAPYVGSADITMMYSVVDIAGINSISAPVLANAVAAVAGMAESFARSALELHRPALLGSGPLPLIAASMAGVTTIGVDAARERLTELGYEVLVFHVSGTGGRTLETLAGQGIFAGVLDLTLSELADDLCGGILTAGPDRLSAAGRAGIPQVVSLGALDMVKFGPMESLPERVRYRRVRVHNPSITVIRTTEAECAELGRRVAAKLRAATGPTAVCVPLRGLSTLGAPGGPYHDPDADGALFSALRDGLRGSAARIHDYDTHINDPEFGRAAADRLHSMIGARAAAA, from the coding sequence ATGGCGAACGTCGTGCTGGTGGGAACCCTGGACACCAAGGGTGTGGAGTACGGCTGGTTGCGCGAGAGGCTGCTGCGCACCGGCGTCGAAGTGATCACGGTCGACACAGGAATCATGAACGAGCCCCGGGTGCCCGCCGACGTACCGCGCGAAGCGGTTGCGCGGGCCGCGGGAACGGAACTGTCCGAACTGCGCGCGGCCGCCGACCGGGGTGCGGCCGTGACCACGATGGCCCGGGGCGCGGAAGCGACCCTCTTACGCCTGCACGCCGAGGGCCGGCTGCACGGAGTCCTCGCGATCGGGGGCAGCGGCGGGACCTCCATCGCCACTCGGGCGATGCGCGCCCTGCCGCTCGGCGTTCCGAAGGTGATGGTCTCCTCCATGGCGTCCGGGGACGTGGCCCCGTACGTCGGATCGGCGGACATCACGATGATGTACAGCGTCGTGGACATCGCGGGGATCAACAGCATCTCGGCGCCGGTCCTGGCCAATGCCGTCGCGGCCGTGGCCGGGATGGCCGAGTCCTTCGCGCGCTCCGCCCTGGAGTTGCACCGGCCGGCCCTGCTGGGCTCGGGGCCCCTGCCGCTGATCGCGGCGAGCATGGCGGGCGTGACCACGATCGGCGTGGACGCGGCCCGGGAACGGCTGACCGAACTGGGCTACGAGGTGCTGGTCTTCCACGTCAGCGGCACCGGCGGCCGGACCCTGGAGACCCTGGCCGGCCAGGGGATCTTCGCGGGCGTCCTCGACCTCACCCTCAGCGAGCTCGCCGACGACCTGTGCGGCGGCATCCTGACCGCCGGGCCCGACCGGCTCAGCGCCGCCGGGCGGGCCGGGATCCCGCAGGTGGTGAGCCTGGGGGCGCTGGACATGGTGAAGTTCGGACCGATGGAGAGCCTGCCCGAACGGGTCCGGTACCGCCGGGTCCGCGTCCACAACCCCTCGATCACGGTGATCCGTACGACCGAGGCCGAGTGCGCCGAACTCGGCCGCCGGGTCGCCGCCAAACTCCGTGCGGCCACCGGCCCCACGGCCGTCTGCGTGCCCCTGCGCGGACTGTCCACGCTCGGCGCCCCCGGCGGGCCCTACCACGACCCCGACGCCGACGGGGCACTGTTCTCGGCACTGCGCGACGGGCTGCGGGGCAGCGCCGCCCGGATCCACGACTACGACACGCACATCAACGATCCGGAGTTCGGACGGGCGGCGGCCGACCGGCTGCATTCCATGATCGGGGCGCGGGCAGCGGCGGCCTGA
- a CDS encoding ATP-binding protein: MNWLIHDYRESDLAAVVHLIDTTAELGQESVFSLAECISALTDRQPCVVAVHQGVPIGAALACVTGERAWVMRIAIAAGWRGRGLASALLVELERRLIAARVGRIAYVLPEEDLLGEGLLNAGYTRQPAVAYFEKTEPLHGPAAGLLDDLGGRFLPSDLWAKVAGMETEKDLIERRVVLPLAEPERAAAHGVRPPRAITLFGPPGTGKTTFARAIASRLGWPFVELLPSRLADEGNLATALRDAFARIAELERVLVFIDEVEEIAPVRTEPAQPGGIHGVTNELLKLIPGFREGDERLLVCATNSIRSLDPAFLRPGRFDYLIPIGTPDPGARAAIWARYTAGRPDVDVAALVEASELFTPADIEHAARIAAQVSFERDLEAVGARGAAATQLGASTEDYLAAVAQCRPTVTPAMTGEFAADITAHARF, translated from the coding sequence GTGAACTGGCTGATCCACGACTACCGCGAGAGCGATCTCGCGGCCGTTGTCCATCTGATCGACACCACGGCCGAACTCGGCCAGGAGTCGGTCTTCTCACTCGCCGAATGCATCAGCGCCCTCACCGACCGGCAGCCCTGCGTGGTCGCCGTCCACCAGGGCGTCCCCATCGGCGCCGCCCTCGCCTGCGTCACCGGCGAACGCGCCTGGGTCATGCGCATCGCCATCGCCGCCGGCTGGCGCGGCCGCGGCCTGGCCAGCGCGCTGCTCGTGGAACTGGAGCGACGGCTGATCGCCGCCCGCGTCGGGCGCATCGCGTACGTCCTGCCCGAGGAGGACCTGCTCGGAGAGGGACTGCTCAACGCCGGCTACACCCGGCAGCCCGCCGTCGCCTACTTCGAGAAGACCGAGCCGCTGCACGGCCCGGCCGCCGGTCTCCTGGACGACCTCGGCGGCCGCTTCCTGCCGAGCGACCTGTGGGCCAAGGTCGCCGGCATGGAGACCGAGAAGGACCTCATCGAGCGGCGCGTGGTGCTGCCGCTCGCCGAGCCCGAGCGGGCCGCCGCGCACGGGGTGCGGCCGCCGCGCGCCATCACCCTCTTCGGCCCGCCCGGCACCGGGAAGACCACCTTCGCCCGGGCCATCGCCTCCCGGCTCGGCTGGCCCTTCGTGGAACTGCTGCCCTCCCGCCTCGCCGACGAGGGCAACCTCGCGACCGCGCTGCGCGACGCGTTCGCCCGCATCGCCGAGCTGGAACGGGTGCTCGTCTTCATCGACGAGGTCGAGGAGATCGCGCCCGTGCGCACCGAGCCCGCCCAGCCCGGCGGGATCCACGGCGTGACCAACGAACTGCTCAAGCTGATACCCGGCTTCCGCGAGGGCGACGAACGGCTGCTGGTCTGCGCGACCAACTCCATCCGCTCCCTCGACCCGGCCTTCCTGCGCCCCGGCCGCTTCGACTACCTGATCCCGATCGGCACCCCGGACCCGGGAGCCCGCGCCGCGATCTGGGCCCGGTACACGGCGGGCCGTCCCGATGTGGACGTGGCGGCGCTGGTCGAGGCGAGCGAACTGTTCACCCCGGCCGACATAGAGCACGCGGCGCGGATCGCCGCGCAGGTGTCCTTCGAGCGGGACCTGGAGGCGGTGGGCGCGCGCGGCGCGGCGGCGACCCAGCTGGGCGCGAGCACGGAGGACTACCTGGCGGCGGTGGCACAGTGCCGGCCGACGGTGACTCCGGCGATGACGGGAGAGTTCGCGGCGGACATCACCGCGCACGCCCGCTTCTGA